A single genomic interval of Solimonas sp. K1W22B-7 harbors:
- a CDS encoding FMN-binding glutamate synthase family protein produces the protein MTELPWLPARFFVFAAACLLTLLTLAGGFIQPAWWAITPIAAFFMIIGIWDLAQSKQSIRRNYPILAHLRFFLEFIRPEIRQYFLESDTERIPFSRAQRSLVYQRAKSQEDKRPFGTQLDVYADDYEWINHSMLPLKVSDTDFRVMIGENTCAQPYNASVFNISAMSFGALSANAVLALNKGAKLGGFAHDTGEGSISRYHREHGGDLIWEIGSGYFGCRDAQGKFDPEAFARNARDPQVKMIEIKLSQGAKPGHGGVLPGAKVTREISEARGVPIGVDCISPPRHAAFATPIELMQFIARLRELSGGKPTGFKFALGHPWEFFAICKAMLETGITPDFIVVDGAEGGTGAAPVEFTDHVGTPLQEALLLVRNTLVGINLKDRVRIGASGKIISAFDMARYMALGADWCNSARGFMFSLGCLQAQTCHTGHCPTGVTTQDPLRQRALVPADKATRVHQFHHHTLHALGELVGAAGLQHPADLQPRHIVRRVSSNDVRLVSNLVTWLKPGELLESRASHPVYQYFWHLAAAHTFEAQMPAEKDASALSKAMAVIAN, from the coding sequence ATGACGGAGCTACCCTGGCTACCGGCGCGCTTTTTCGTATTCGCCGCGGCCTGCCTGCTGACGCTGCTGACCCTGGCCGGGGGCTTCATCCAGCCCGCCTGGTGGGCGATCACGCCCATCGCCGCCTTCTTCATGATCATCGGCATCTGGGACCTGGCCCAGAGCAAGCAGTCGATCCGGCGCAATTACCCGATCCTGGCGCACCTGCGCTTCTTCCTGGAGTTCATCCGCCCGGAAATCCGCCAGTACTTCCTGGAGTCGGACACCGAGCGCATCCCCTTCTCCCGCGCCCAGCGTTCGTTGGTCTACCAGCGCGCCAAGAGCCAGGAGGACAAGCGGCCCTTCGGCACGCAGCTGGACGTCTATGCCGACGACTACGAGTGGATCAACCACTCGATGCTGCCGCTCAAGGTCAGCGACACCGACTTCCGCGTGATGATCGGCGAGAACACCTGCGCCCAGCCCTACAACGCCTCGGTGTTCAACATCTCGGCGATGAGCTTCGGCGCGCTGTCGGCCAACGCGGTGCTGGCGCTCAACAAGGGTGCGAAGCTCGGCGGCTTTGCGCATGACACCGGCGAGGGCTCGATCAGCCGCTATCACCGCGAGCACGGCGGCGACCTGATCTGGGAGATCGGCAGCGGCTACTTCGGCTGCCGCGACGCACAGGGAAAGTTCGATCCCGAAGCCTTCGCGCGCAACGCCCGCGACCCGCAGGTCAAGATGATCGAGATCAAGCTGTCGCAGGGCGCCAAGCCCGGCCACGGCGGCGTGCTGCCGGGCGCCAAGGTGACGCGGGAAATCTCCGAGGCGCGCGGCGTACCGATAGGCGTGGACTGCATCTCGCCGCCGCGCCACGCGGCCTTCGCCACGCCGATCGAGCTGATGCAGTTCATCGCGCGCCTGCGCGAGCTGTCGGGCGGCAAGCCCACCGGCTTCAAGTTCGCGCTGGGCCACCCCTGGGAGTTCTTCGCGATCTGCAAGGCCATGCTGGAGACCGGCATCACGCCGGACTTCATCGTGGTGGACGGCGCCGAGGGCGGCACCGGCGCGGCGCCGGTGGAGTTCACCGATCATGTCGGCACGCCGCTGCAGGAGGCGCTGCTGCTGGTGCGCAACACCCTGGTCGGCATCAACCTCAAGGACCGCGTGCGCATCGGCGCCAGCGGCAAGATCATCTCGGCCTTCGACATGGCACGCTACATGGCCCTGGGCGCCGACTGGTGCAACAGCGCACGCGGCTTCATGTTCTCCCTGGGCTGCCTGCAGGCCCAGACCTGCCATACCGGCCACTGCCCCACCGGCGTCACCACCCAGGACCCCCTGCGCCAGCGCGCCCTGGTGCCGGCGGACAAGGCCACGCGCGTGCACCAGTTCCACCACCACACCCTGCACGCCCTGGGCGAACTGGTGGGCGCCGCCGGCCTGCAGCACCCGGCCGACCTGCAGCCGCGCCACATCGTGCGGCGCGTGTCGTCCAACGACGTGAGGCTGGTATCCAACCTGGTGACCTGGCTGAAGCCGGGAGAGCTGCTGGAGAGCCGCGCGAGTCATCCCGTGTACCAGTACTTCTGGCACCTGGCGGCGGCGCATACCTTCGAGGCCCAGATGCCCGCCGAAAAGGATGCCTCTGCTTTATCGAAGGCCATGGCTGTTATAGCGAATTAA
- a CDS encoding PqqD family peptide modification chaperone — translation MTKLILTPDTRISRKGDILASKLDHETVLLDVEGGHYYAYDAVGSRIWELIAEPRTMAQLCQALVRQYDIDMARCEREVLAFLEALSAHGLLRCEGDGWEPPRP, via the coding sequence ATGACGAAGCTGATACTGACCCCGGACACCCGGATCTCCCGCAAGGGCGACATCCTGGCATCGAAGCTGGACCACGAGACCGTGCTGCTGGACGTCGAAGGCGGCCACTACTATGCCTACGACGCCGTGGGCAGCCGAATCTGGGAACTGATCGCCGAGCCCCGGACCATGGCCCAGCTGTGCCAGGCCCTGGTCCGGCAGTACGACATCGACATGGCGCGTTGCGAGCGTGAGGTGCTGGCTTTCCTGGAGGCCTTGTCCGCGCACGGCCTGCTGCGCTGCGAGGGAGACGGGTGGGAGCCGCCCCGCCCGTGA
- a CDS encoding sulfotransferase domain-containing protein, with the protein MRRIVWLASYPKSGNTWFRALLANLQRDRSGPASINELGALGFGSRSRFDHVAGVDSADLSAVETDRLRSQVYRQLAVSIPDDEPVFFKIHDAYLGPLERQPLVPADASRGAIYLVRNPLDVCVSYARHSNWDIDTAIARMADEEHGLARSRNRLDRQLRQHLSSWGGHVRSWIDNGEVPVHLVRYEDLRARPVETVAAALAFAGLARDAAEIERAVEWSSFERLQAQERAGGFSEKPRLLPAFFRRGVSDGWRQDLTPDQAACITRDHAPTMRRLGYLDTAGP; encoded by the coding sequence GTGAGGCGCATCGTCTGGCTCGCGTCCTACCCGAAGTCGGGCAACACCTGGTTTCGCGCTCTGCTGGCGAACCTGCAGCGCGATCGTTCCGGGCCGGCATCCATCAACGAGCTCGGCGCCCTGGGTTTCGGCTCGCGCTCGCGTTTCGACCACGTGGCCGGCGTCGATTCGGCGGACCTGAGCGCGGTGGAGACGGATCGCCTGCGGTCGCAGGTCTACCGGCAGCTGGCCGTGTCGATACCGGACGACGAGCCGGTGTTCTTCAAGATCCACGATGCCTACCTCGGGCCCTTGGAACGGCAGCCCCTGGTTCCGGCCGATGCCAGCCGCGGCGCGATCTACCTGGTGCGCAACCCGCTCGACGTCTGCGTGTCCTACGCCCGGCATTCGAACTGGGACATCGACACCGCCATCGCTCGCATGGCGGACGAGGAGCATGGACTGGCAAGGAGCAGGAATCGCCTGGACCGGCAACTGCGCCAGCACCTGTCGAGCTGGGGCGGGCATGTGCGCAGCTGGATCGACAACGGCGAGGTTCCGGTCCACCTCGTCCGCTACGAGGACCTCCGGGCCAGGCCGGTGGAGACCGTGGCCGCCGCGCTGGCCTTCGCCGGCTTGGCCCGTGATGCGGCGGAGATCGAACGCGCGGTCGAGTGGAGCAGCTTCGAGCGCCTCCAGGCGCAGGAGCGGGCAGGGGGCTTCAGCGAGAAGCCGCGCCTGCTGCCGGCCTTCTTCCGGCGGGGCGTCAGCGACGGCTGGCGCCAGGACCTGACGCCCGACCAAGCTGCCTGCATCACCCGCGACCATGCGCCGACCATGCGACGGCTGGGATACCTCGATACAGCCGGTCCGTGA
- a CDS encoding aspartyl/asparaginyl beta-hydroxylase domain-containing protein: MSAHGGDNDDTRGPMRPTAALRRCPYIRQALASFETVIGRTRLMRLEAGAEVPPHFDSHYYWHDRVRVHLPVVSDPEVRFVCDGHELHMAPGEAWLLDNSRSHAVVNASGVARIHLVFDTVGSAAFWELLDRAGPPEHPQPAALGPRRIVFDPGLDARVITERCNLPAVMPATELAALIAEALADAAPEPGNPLHAEALPRFAASSRRCLSDWRATWAAHGEDPDGWAAFRVLQQRLLAELAQLPEDLRVRSNGRRLVRVLKPFYQAALDPAIVAETSRRPAALSP, encoded by the coding sequence GTGTCAGCGCACGGGGGCGACAACGACGACACGCGCGGTCCCATGCGGCCCACGGCCGCACTGCGGCGTTGCCCCTACATCCGGCAGGCGCTCGCTTCCTTCGAGACGGTGATCGGCCGCACGCGGCTGATGCGCCTGGAGGCCGGGGCCGAGGTCCCCCCTCACTTCGATTCGCATTACTACTGGCACGACCGTGTGCGCGTTCACCTGCCTGTGGTCAGTGACCCGGAGGTCAGGTTCGTCTGCGACGGTCATGAGCTGCACATGGCGCCGGGCGAGGCCTGGCTGCTGGACAATTCGCGGAGCCATGCGGTCGTCAATGCCTCCGGCGTCGCCCGCATCCACCTGGTCTTCGATACGGTCGGCTCGGCGGCTTTCTGGGAGTTGCTGGACCGCGCCGGGCCACCTGAGCACCCGCAGCCCGCAGCCCTTGGCCCGCGTCGCATCGTCTTCGATCCGGGGCTCGACGCGCGGGTCATCACCGAGCGCTGCAACCTGCCGGCCGTGATGCCGGCGACCGAACTGGCCGCGCTGATCGCCGAGGCGCTGGCCGACGCCGCGCCGGAGCCCGGCAACCCGCTCCATGCCGAGGCACTGCCGCGTTTCGCCGCGTCCTCGCGGCGCTGCTTGAGCGACTGGCGGGCCACCTGGGCCGCGCATGGCGAGGACCCCGACGGCTGGGCAGCGTTCCGCGTCCTGCAGCAGCGGCTCCTTGCGGAGCTTGCCCAGCTGCCCGAGGACCTGCGGGTGCGCAGCAACGGCCGCAGGCTGGTGCGGGTGCTCAAGCCCTTCTACCAGGCCGCGCTCGATCCTGCGATCGTGGCGGAGACCTCGCGCCGGCCCGCAGCCCTGTCCCCGTGA
- a CDS encoding sulfotransferase family protein: MTGLLPALDRPVFIVAAPRSGSSLLFEMLSRASALWTLGGEARAEFETVPRWNPRQRGYDSNRLTAGDLGLGDRAQLLLAMSRRLRNSEGVRWRALTAEARPGCLRFLEKTPKNALRVPLLRTLFPDARFIFLLRDPRDNVSSILEAWRSGRFVNYRDLPDWPGPPWSLLLPPGWRELRGASLERIAAFQWRAANEIALNDLLALPGSDWCALRYEDLLAAPAAAVAQLCSFMEVPCCLGLQAAVASDLPPSQHTLTPPAPGKWRQNEAQIRSVLPGLEETWARLQALPALGAQ, translated from the coding sequence GTGACCGGGCTGTTGCCAGCGCTCGACCGGCCGGTCTTCATCGTCGCCGCACCGCGCTCCGGCAGCAGCCTGCTGTTCGAGATGCTGTCGCGTGCATCGGCGCTCTGGACCCTGGGGGGCGAGGCGCGCGCCGAGTTCGAGACCGTTCCCCGCTGGAACCCGCGCCAGCGGGGATACGATTCGAACCGGCTCACGGCGGGCGACCTCGGGCTCGGCGACCGCGCGCAACTGCTGCTGGCGATGTCGCGGCGGCTGCGCAACAGTGAAGGCGTCCGATGGCGTGCGCTCACCGCCGAGGCACGGCCCGGTTGCCTGCGCTTCCTGGAAAAGACCCCAAAGAATGCTCTGCGCGTCCCGCTGCTGCGTACCCTGTTCCCGGACGCCCGCTTCATCTTCCTGCTGCGGGATCCCCGCGATAACGTCAGCAGCATCCTGGAGGCCTGGCGCTCCGGTCGCTTCGTGAACTACCGGGACCTGCCGGACTGGCCCGGGCCGCCGTGGTCCCTGCTGCTGCCGCCGGGCTGGCGGGAGCTGCGGGGCGCTTCGCTGGAGCGGATTGCCGCCTTCCAGTGGCGCGCCGCCAACGAGATCGCGCTGAACGATCTGCTCGCGCTGCCCGGCAGCGACTGGTGCGCGCTGCGCTACGAGGATCTGCTTGCGGCGCCGGCCGCGGCGGTTGCGCAACTCTGCAGCTTCATGGAAGTTCCCTGCTGCCTCGGGCTCCAGGCGGCCGTCGCTTCCGACCTGCCCCCTTCGCAGCACACCCTGACGCCGCCCGCGCCCGGAAAGTGGCGGCAGAACGAAGCGCAGATCCGATCGGTGCTGCCCGGGCTGGAGGAGACCTGGGCGCGGCTGCAGGCGCTGCCCGCGCTGGGCGCGCAGTAG
- a CDS encoding sulfotransferase — MPTGIDFAAQPPQLLWRPTDGGRFAEPFFDDTLSRLRRAAAGRPPVSTTPLASWRQGSGATRPAAFILHVSRCGSTLLSRMLAALPVHLVVSEARIFDDILRAQAPLQGMAPDWRDACLASAVEAFAASQALPAQRLFIKLDCWHLFELQRLRRVFPGVPLLFVHRHPLEVLVSLMQRPSFTLVRDTVTPEEMGVSAEQRDAMPPEVHAAAILGAFFREAARQREQLVSVPYEALPDLAWSGMAGLRFSPQEVAALRLAGENDAKHPDGRFVPDAERKRAAASGAIRAACAQWAEPAYERWCSGRD; from the coding sequence GTGCCCACCGGAATCGACTTCGCCGCGCAGCCGCCGCAGCTGCTCTGGCGGCCGACGGATGGCGGGCGTTTCGCCGAACCCTTTTTCGATGACACGCTGTCGCGGCTGCGACGCGCCGCCGCAGGGCGCCCGCCGGTTTCGACGACGCCGCTGGCGTCCTGGAGGCAGGGTAGCGGCGCGACGCGGCCCGCGGCGTTCATCCTGCACGTCTCGCGCTGCGGCTCGACCCTGCTGTCGCGGATGCTCGCCGCGCTGCCCGTTCACCTCGTGGTGTCGGAGGCGCGCATCTTCGACGATATCCTCAGGGCGCAGGCGCCACTCCAGGGCATGGCGCCGGACTGGCGCGATGCCTGCCTGGCTAGTGCCGTGGAGGCCTTCGCCGCCTCGCAGGCGCTGCCCGCGCAGAGGCTGTTCATCAAGCTGGACTGCTGGCACCTCTTCGAGCTGCAGCGGCTGCGCCGGGTCTTCCCGGGCGTACCCCTGCTGTTCGTGCATCGGCATCCGCTGGAAGTGCTGGTGTCGCTGATGCAGCGCCCTTCGTTCACGCTGGTGCGCGACACGGTGACACCGGAGGAGATGGGGGTCTCGGCGGAACAGCGCGATGCCATGCCGCCGGAAGTCCACGCCGCCGCCATCCTCGGCGCCTTCTTCCGCGAGGCCGCGAGGCAGCGCGAGCAGCTGGTTTCCGTGCCCTACGAAGCATTGCCGGACCTGGCCTGGAGCGGCATGGCGGGACTGCGGTTCTCGCCGCAGGAGGTGGCGGCGCTGCGGCTTGCGGGGGAGAACGATGCCAAGCACCCCGACGGTCGCTTCGTCCCCGACGCGGAGCGCAAGCGGGCCGCCGCGAGCGGCGCGATCCGCGCCGCTTGCGCGCAGTGGGCCGAGCCCGCCTACGAACGCTGGTGCTCGGGCAGGGACTGA
- a CDS encoding aspartyl/asparaginyl beta-hydroxylase domain-containing protein codes for MTGTPARRRLAPPASLARDEWPDRLRLPLRFDPARLAGELAALEARAWIDHFVSDHYQGRWCAIPLRIPAGTERQHPILQISSHPGTTAYVDAPLLDRLPAFQEVLRGLGFPLAAARLMRLDPGAVVKPHSDPDLDGQGHARIHIPVRTNPGVRFVLNGTPVVMRAGECWYLRLSDTHSLHNDGSEARVHLVVDAPVGPELRALMVRAQSLPEHQRS; via the coding sequence GTGACCGGAACCCCCGCCCGCCGCAGGCTTGCCCCACCGGCCTCGCTGGCCCGTGATGAGTGGCCGGACCGGCTGCGGCTGCCCCTGCGATTCGATCCGGCCCGGCTGGCCGGGGAACTCGCCGCCCTGGAGGCCCGGGCCTGGATCGATCACTTCGTGTCCGACCACTACCAGGGGCGATGGTGCGCGATCCCGCTGCGGATTCCGGCGGGGACCGAGCGGCAGCACCCCATCCTGCAGATCAGCTCCCACCCCGGAACCACCGCCTACGTCGATGCGCCGTTGCTCGACCGGCTGCCCGCCTTCCAGGAGGTCCTGCGGGGGCTGGGCTTTCCCCTGGCTGCCGCCAGGCTGATGCGGCTCGACCCTGGCGCCGTGGTGAAGCCGCACAGCGACCCGGACCTGGACGGGCAGGGGCATGCGCGGATTCACATCCCGGTGCGGACCAACCCTGGCGTCCGCTTCGTGTTGAACGGAACGCCGGTTGTCATGCGGGCGGGGGAATGCTGGTACCTGCGACTCTCGGACACCCACTCGCTCCACAACGACGGCAGCGAAGCGCGCGTCCACCTGGTGGTGGATGCGCCGGTGGGCCCGGAACTGCGGGCGCTCATGGTCCGGGCTCAGTCCCTGCCCGAGCACCAGCGTTCGTAG
- a CDS encoding phage tail protein, with amino-acid sequence MSEPFLGMISIFGFNFAPRGWAFCNGQILPIAQSTALFSLLGTTYGGNGQTTYALPNLQGRMPMHFGNGPGLSSRNLGEMGGTESTTLTQAQMPSHSHTATVTVTASLYGETATASALNPLNNMLASPAVGNHIYAPPVAADNKLMAADSIKASGTATIGLAGGNQPFGIMPPFLALNFCIALEGIFPSRN; translated from the coding sequence ATGTCTGAACCTTTTCTGGGCATGATTTCGATCTTCGGCTTCAACTTTGCGCCAAGGGGCTGGGCGTTCTGCAACGGACAGATACTTCCGATCGCACAGAGTACCGCCCTTTTTTCACTGCTCGGAACCACCTACGGCGGCAACGGCCAGACGACCTACGCCCTGCCCAATCTGCAGGGGCGGATGCCGATGCATTTCGGCAATGGCCCCGGGCTGAGCAGCCGCAATCTGGGAGAAATGGGCGGGACCGAAAGTACGACCCTGACCCAGGCACAGATGCCCTCGCACTCGCACACGGCCACCGTCACCGTGACGGCCTCCCTGTACGGAGAAACCGCGACGGCGAGCGCGCTCAACCCGCTCAACAACATGCTGGCCTCGCCAGCGGTCGGTAACCATATCTATGCGCCGCCGGTTGCGGCCGACAACAAGCTGATGGCCGCGGATTCGATCAAGGCCAGCGGCACCGCCACCATCGGCCTCGCGGGCGGCAACCAGCCGTTCGGCATCATGCCGCCCTTCCTGGCCCTCAACTTCTGCATCGCCTTGGAGGGGATTTTCCCCAGCCGCAACTGA
- a CDS encoding GNAT family N-acetyltransferase, whose protein sequence is MFGTADLPNGIRLRMTRASDNTTERRIHDANRPELQLLQGGADYIQSILDMQLRARDAEYARRFANALYYMIEKSGDTIGRLVLDFGADGIRIVDLAVLPAFHRQGIGTTVIGAMQRVAATLPAPVILSVRLDNTDAIRLYVSMGFVADGPTEASRLHFQMRWSPPPPA, encoded by the coding sequence ATGTTCGGAACTGCCGATCTTCCCAATGGCATCCGCTTGCGGATGACGCGCGCGTCGGACAATACCACCGAACGCCGCATCCACGATGCCAACCGTCCGGAACTGCAGCTGCTGCAAGGAGGCGCGGACTATATCCAGTCGATCCTGGACATGCAGTTGCGGGCGCGGGATGCGGAGTACGCCCGTCGTTTCGCGAATGCGCTGTACTACATGATCGAGAAGTCCGGCGACACGATCGGGCGCCTGGTGCTGGACTTCGGCGCCGACGGCATCCGGATCGTGGACCTCGCGGTGCTGCCCGCGTTTCACCGCCAGGGGATCGGCACCACGGTGATCGGCGCCATGCAGCGTGTCGCGGCGACCTTGCCGGCGCCCGTGATCCTCAGCGTGAGGCTCGACAATACCGACGCCATCCGGCTCTACGTGTCGATGGGGTTCGTGGCCGATGGCCCCACCGAAGCGTCCAGGCTGCACTTCCAGATGCGCTGGTCGCCCCCGCCGCCCGCCTAG
- a CDS encoding DUF6916 family protein, translating into MTFETFDSLLSQPFELESAEGYRLPLQLAECQRACAGGPPGGFSLIFETDVQPHWPQGTYWLHHPALTPEILFVVPIGPPPASGLMRYQIVFG; encoded by the coding sequence ATGACTTTCGAGACCTTCGATTCACTGCTGTCCCAGCCGTTCGAACTGGAATCGGCGGAAGGCTACCGGCTGCCCCTCCAGCTGGCCGAATGCCAGCGCGCCTGCGCGGGCGGGCCCCCGGGAGGCTTCAGTCTTATCTTCGAAACCGACGTTCAGCCGCACTGGCCACAAGGCACCTACTGGCTGCACCATCCCGCGCTAACCCCCGAGATCCTGTTCGTCGTGCCCATCGGACCACCGCCGGCCTCGGGGCTGATGCGCTATCAGATCGTCTTCGGCTGA
- a CDS encoding asparagine synthase-related protein, whose translation MFAGLMCPGTGTSPLQFAEPGRLGAALAPYHRPDREGLWCEGPALLLAQRVFNAAASRDEVLPLRCAESGAVVAFWGRLDNRGELAQALGLQPAQLGPMLDSALVLQAWRRWGDALPEHLAGDFAIAVVDPRRRRLLLVRDAMGIKPLYYRDDAGALAFATSAAALKTLRGMALTPDRRWMAEYVLWLSPSEERTGYREIRKLPPGHLMILEAGARPLLRRWHHWRDDSPDAVIRDSRWVDAYRARLEEAIRCRMPSEYPLGTENSGGIDSATVTSYLARFLDDPGDRLHGFALLLYEEEQAFILETSQAAGIRHNYVATSRNESEEQREALRLRTLRVIGYPEENANGSGHTPFYREAQARGIRTLYSGFGGDEVVSNPAAHVRLEMLDAGRYETLQDMLPGNALTRRLRVARMLLKRRGKPSHDPVSWRARNLRWSQQPLRREVVEEFGLRDAWFATAVHDAPYRRTNDFILQYLLRQPYIGQRFESCTLSAASWGIEYRWPLWDARLVQQYLSTPSIEKRGPRQMGRYLHRRAIDGVVPERVAWKPSKDMGRFIQWPDGPALSGSQIRALAGNLHPAVAELVDPSCLLRWVDGQPSGNLAPAAGFAVRRYLGTLLWLNAWLVQAP comes from the coding sequence ATGTTCGCCGGACTGATGTGCCCCGGAACCGGGACCAGTCCGCTGCAGTTTGCGGAGCCCGGACGCCTGGGCGCGGCGCTCGCGCCCTATCACCGGCCCGACCGCGAGGGCCTGTGGTGCGAGGGGCCCGCCTTGCTGCTGGCGCAGCGGGTATTCAACGCGGCGGCCTCGCGCGATGAAGTCCTGCCGCTGCGCTGTGCCGAATCCGGCGCCGTGGTGGCCTTCTGGGGGCGCCTGGACAATCGCGGCGAGCTGGCGCAGGCCCTGGGGCTTCAGCCTGCGCAGCTCGGCCCCATGCTCGACAGCGCGCTGGTCCTCCAGGCCTGGCGCCGCTGGGGCGACGCCCTGCCGGAGCATCTGGCCGGCGATTTCGCGATCGCGGTGGTCGATCCGCGGCGCCGTCGCCTGCTCCTCGTGCGCGACGCGATGGGCATCAAGCCCTTGTACTACCGCGATGATGCCGGCGCCCTGGCCTTCGCGACCTCGGCCGCGGCCTTGAAGACGCTGCGCGGCATGGCGCTGACGCCCGATCGGCGCTGGATGGCCGAGTATGTGCTCTGGCTGTCGCCGTCCGAGGAGCGCACCGGCTACCGCGAGATCAGGAAACTGCCGCCCGGGCACCTGATGATCCTGGAGGCAGGCGCCAGGCCCCTGTTGCGGCGCTGGCACCACTGGCGCGACGACAGCCCGGACGCGGTCATCCGCGATTCCCGCTGGGTCGATGCCTATCGCGCGCGGCTGGAGGAGGCGATCCGCTGTCGCATGCCCAGCGAATATCCGCTGGGCACGGAGAACAGCGGCGGCATCGATTCCGCGACGGTCACCAGCTACCTCGCGCGTTTCCTGGACGATCCCGGCGATCGCCTGCACGGCTTCGCCTTGCTGCTCTACGAAGAGGAGCAGGCCTTCATCCTGGAAACCAGCCAGGCTGCGGGAATCCGCCACAACTACGTGGCCACCTCCCGCAACGAGAGCGAGGAGCAGCGCGAAGCCCTGCGGCTGCGCACGCTGCGGGTCATCGGCTATCCCGAGGAGAACGCCAACGGCAGCGGCCATACCCCGTTCTACCGCGAGGCGCAGGCGCGCGGCATCCGTACCCTGTACTCGGGCTTCGGCGGCGATGAGGTGGTCTCCAATCCGGCGGCACATGTGCGGCTGGAGATGCTGGATGCCGGCCGCTACGAAACCCTGCAGGACATGCTGCCAGGCAATGCCCTGACCCGCCGCCTGCGCGTCGCCAGGATGCTGCTCAAGCGACGCGGCAAGCCCAGCCACGACCCGGTTTCCTGGCGGGCCCGCAACCTGCGGTGGTCGCAGCAGCCCCTGCGCCGGGAGGTGGTGGAGGAATTCGGCCTGCGCGATGCCTGGTTCGCCACCGCCGTTCATGATGCGCCCTACCGGCGCACCAACGACTTCATCCTGCAGTACCTGCTGCGGCAGCCCTACATCGGGCAGCGCTTCGAAAGCTGCACGCTGTCGGCAGCGAGCTGGGGCATCGAATACCGCTGGCCCTTGTGGGATGCGCGCCTGGTGCAGCAGTACCTGTCGACGCCCAGCATCGAGAAACGCGGGCCGCGGCAGATGGGGCGCTATCTGCACCGGCGCGCCATCGACGGCGTGGTGCCGGAGCGGGTGGCGTGGAAGCCCTCCAAGGACATGGGCCGCTTCATCCAGTGGCCGGATGGGCCCGCGCTGTCCGGCAGCCAGATCCGGGCGCTGGCGGGGAACCTGCACCCGGCGGTCGCCGAACTGGTCGATCCGTCCTGCCTGCTGCGCTGGGTGGATGGGCAGCCTAGCGGCAACCTGGCTCCCGCGGCAGGTTTCGCCGTACGCCGCTACCTGGGGACGCTGCTCTGGCTGAATGCCTGGCTCGTGCAGGCGCCTTGA